Proteins from a single region of Natrinema salifodinae:
- a CDS encoding dicarboxylate/amino acid:cation symporter has product MARSVRQFYDRYRSVPIIYRIGVAFVLGSVLGLAVGEPATRLEPLGDLFVRLLQMIVIPIIIFTLLMGAKRLSPSSLGKIGGQVVALYLVTTAIAIGVGLFVANLINPGSGLEVADASVETREAPDIVEVFMDIVPTNPIGAMADGEVLPTIFFTIAFGLALAYLQDEYDVGTTVHEGVETAFELAETGAEAMFKIVWGVMEYGVIGVFALMATTFGDAGVDAIAPFAKLIGALTLAVVLHVGFTYLLIIQWGLLRESPMDFLRGAKEAIVTALSIRSSSGTLPVTMNDADENFGVDEEVYSFSLPLGATINMDGTAMYQGVAAIFAANMVGQTLTIGEQLTVITTALLASVGTAGVPGSGLIMLTMILTQLGLPLEVVGMVAGVDPILDRLRTMNNVTGDLAVTTLVADWNDKIDRTSTIWTETDATSPVAGDD; this is encoded by the coding sequence ATGGCGAGATCTGTCCGCCAATTCTACGATCGCTATCGGTCCGTGCCGATCATCTATCGGATCGGCGTCGCGTTCGTTCTCGGCTCGGTCCTCGGCCTGGCCGTTGGCGAGCCGGCGACGCGGCTCGAACCGCTCGGTGACCTTTTCGTGCGGCTGCTCCAGATGATCGTGATCCCGATCATCATCTTCACCCTGCTCATGGGGGCCAAACGGCTCTCACCCTCGAGTCTCGGGAAGATCGGCGGCCAGGTCGTGGCGCTCTATCTGGTCACGACCGCGATCGCGATCGGCGTCGGGTTGTTCGTCGCGAATCTGATCAACCCCGGGTCCGGGCTCGAGGTTGCCGACGCGAGCGTCGAGACCAGAGAGGCGCCCGACATCGTCGAGGTCTTCATGGACATCGTTCCGACGAACCCGATCGGTGCGATGGCCGACGGCGAGGTCCTCCCGACGATTTTCTTCACCATCGCGTTCGGGCTCGCGCTGGCCTACCTACAGGACGAGTACGACGTCGGCACCACCGTCCACGAGGGCGTCGAGACCGCGTTCGAACTCGCCGAAACCGGCGCGGAGGCGATGTTCAAGATCGTCTGGGGCGTCATGGAGTACGGCGTGATCGGCGTGTTCGCCCTGATGGCGACGACGTTCGGGGACGCGGGCGTCGACGCGATCGCGCCGTTCGCCAAACTCATCGGCGCGCTCACCCTCGCGGTCGTCCTCCACGTCGGATTCACGTACCTCCTGATCATCCAGTGGGGGCTGCTCCGAGAGTCGCCGATGGACTTCCTGCGTGGCGCCAAGGAAGCGATCGTGACCGCCCTCTCGATCCGGTCGAGCAGCGGCACGCTACCGGTGACGATGAACGACGCCGACGAGAACTTCGGCGTCGACGAGGAGGTCTACAGCTTCTCGCTGCCGCTGGGCGCGACGATCAACATGGACGGGACGGCGATGTACCAGGGCGTCGCGGCGATCTTCGCCGCCAACATGGTCGGACAGACGCTAACTATCGGCGAGCAACTGACGGTCATCACGACGGCCCTCCTCGCGAGCGTCGGGACCGCCGGCGTCCCCGGGAGCGGCCTGATCATGCTGACCATGATCCTCACCCAGCTCGGCCTCCCGCTCGAGGTCGTCGGAATGGTAGCGGGCGTCGACCCGATCCTCGACCGCCTGCGGACGATGAACAACGTGACCGGCGACCTCGCGGTCACGACGCTCGTCGCCGACTGGAACGACAAGATCGACCGCACGAGCACCATCTGGACGGAGACGGACGCGACGAGTCCGGTCGCGGGCGACGACTGA
- a CDS encoding PrsW family intramembrane metalloprotease, whose amino-acid sequence MQRRRDPVERAEERSGDGSTDLYDVARWEPRSIVDLFAYTLYNAVSYGFRALVLLVAIAITLALLVSPAAIVIEDPFVGIFFALSVVPAGLLAAYIWYADITTSEPLRLLVATFLLAVLFATFAAVINSLGRSMLGVGAVGSVVFFYLVVGPVEETVKLLAVQVFAYRSESFNAVIDGAVYGAVAGLGFAAIENAIYIGRVVGEAEPEASVLVTAGGIATVRALAGPGHVIYSAIAGYYLGLAKFNRDNAGPIVLKGLLVAAFVHGTYNVTVGIVPELVTQVFPVGFGLAFVGYVIVYDLAIGYYLYRKISRYRRAYRAVRDDADAVRGSELTEFEPPQR is encoded by the coding sequence ATGCAACGCAGGCGAGACCCGGTCGAACGCGCCGAGGAGCGGTCCGGCGACGGGTCGACCGACCTCTACGACGTCGCAAGGTGGGAGCCGCGCTCGATCGTCGATCTGTTCGCGTACACGCTCTACAACGCGGTCAGCTACGGCTTTCGGGCACTCGTCCTACTGGTCGCGATCGCGATCACCCTGGCGCTGCTCGTCTCCCCCGCCGCGATCGTCATCGAGGACCCGTTCGTCGGCATCTTCTTCGCGCTCTCGGTCGTCCCTGCGGGGCTGCTCGCGGCCTACATCTGGTACGCCGATATCACGACGAGCGAACCGCTGCGGCTGCTCGTCGCGACGTTCCTGCTGGCGGTGCTGTTCGCGACGTTCGCGGCCGTCATCAACTCACTGGGCCGATCGATGCTCGGCGTCGGCGCCGTCGGGAGCGTCGTCTTCTTCTACCTGGTCGTCGGCCCTGTCGAAGAGACGGTGAAACTGCTGGCCGTCCAGGTCTTCGCCTACCGGAGCGAGAGCTTCAACGCCGTCATCGACGGCGCGGTCTACGGGGCCGTCGCCGGCCTCGGCTTCGCCGCGATCGAGAACGCGATCTACATCGGCCGGGTCGTCGGCGAGGCCGAACCCGAGGCCAGCGTGCTCGTCACCGCCGGCGGGATCGCGACGGTTCGGGCCCTGGCCGGCCCCGGCCACGTCATCTACTCCGCGATCGCCGGCTACTACCTCGGCCTGGCGAAGTTCAACCGCGACAACGCCGGCCCGATCGTCCTCAAGGGGCTGCTCGTCGCCGCGTTCGTCCACGGAACGTACAACGTGACCGTTGGAATCGTCCCCGAACTCGTCACGCAGGTGTTCCCGGTCGGCTTCGGCCTGGCGTTCGTCGGCTACGTGATCGTCTACGACCTGGCGATCGGCTACTACCTCTACCGAAAGATTTCCCGCTACCGCCGCGCGTACCGTGCGGTCAGGGACGACGCAGATGCCGTCAGGGGGTCGGAGCTGACCGAGTTCGAACCGCCACAGCGCTGA
- a CDS encoding riboflavin synthase, which yields MFTGIVEETGEIVARERTDDGLRLRIGADEVATGLEHGQSISVSGACLTVEAFAAGEWFEVFLATETVERTYLGDLAEGDAVNLERAMPADGRFDGHVVQGHVDAVATITNVESVDEDWFFEFELPAGYDRYVVEKGSITLDGISLTVADLDAENGHVTVAIIPTTYELTTLSEKEPGDSVHLEVDVLSKYVERLLEVRFE from the coding sequence ATGTTCACGGGAATCGTCGAGGAGACCGGCGAGATCGTCGCCCGGGAGCGGACCGACGACGGCCTCCGGCTGCGCATCGGGGCCGACGAGGTCGCGACGGGGCTCGAGCACGGCCAGAGTATCAGCGTCAGCGGCGCCTGCCTCACCGTCGAGGCGTTCGCCGCAGGCGAGTGGTTCGAGGTCTTCCTAGCGACCGAGACCGTCGAGCGGACCTACCTGGGCGACCTCGCCGAGGGCGACGCGGTCAACCTCGAACGGGCGATGCCGGCCGACGGCCGGTTCGACGGCCACGTCGTGCAGGGCCACGTCGACGCGGTCGCGACGATTACGAACGTCGAGTCCGTCGACGAGGACTGGTTCTTCGAGTTCGAACTGCCCGCGGGCTACGACCGGTACGTCGTCGAGAAGGGATCGATCACGCTCGACGGGATCAGCCTCACCGTCGCGGATCTCGACGCCGAAAACGGGCACGTGACCGTCGCGATTATCCCGACAACCTACGAGCTGACGACGCTCTCCGAGAAGGAACCGGGCGACTCGGTCCACCTCGAAGTCGACGTTCTTTCGAAGTACGTCGAGCGGCTGCTCGAAGTGAGGTTCGAGTGA
- a CDS encoding DUF7533 family protein: MAGIIDTIKLAGTLVLALPAALAGLELLLVRGQPTVGAGLIGLAVGLVVVQHWLTLPTDVPELLAKRVLGAVVKEPEPDSEPEDER; the protein is encoded by the coding sequence ATGGCCGGTATCATCGACACGATCAAACTCGCGGGCACCCTCGTGCTCGCCCTGCCCGCCGCGCTCGCGGGCCTCGAACTCCTCCTCGTCCGCGGACAGCCGACCGTCGGTGCGGGCCTCATCGGCCTGGCGGTCGGGCTCGTGGTCGTCCAGCACTGGCTGACGCTGCCGACGGACGTCCCGGAACTCCTGGCCAAGCGCGTTCTGGGCGCGGTCGTGAAAGAGCCGGAGCCGGACTCCGAGCCCGAGGACGAGCGGTAG
- a CDS encoding M24 family metallopeptidase yields the protein MTGGTDGDSDGTGVREDDRRLESGSDIADDAADFASERRHHATETVRSTLAERDAAAFVHVGTERDPGLRYVTRRSPQPSSGVTAVAYDGVAEEWLVRATERDETGDHPAARLASELADRGLEGPVLSPARIPHDAALYLERAGFDLASTAVLERARARKTPGERDQIATAQRAASAGIRRAASLLANAAVVDGRLAVADDEAAADGGETGLGSGPESEFLTPARLRTAIDQAIVGAGAFPDGNTAVNPGLPSAGEVDDPLRPGDPIVVETAPRGLAGYYGGLVRTLVVDSDGGRERRVHVAVTQSFRSARSMLTAGPESVAAVEADLEAEVRSFGLDDRDEIEASVSGVGLEPRERPVDGGESVGPGTVVRLDVSARVDDDHRLRIADIVAVNEEGERPARFAAPSHSLSPAALLEDSRKR from the coding sequence GTGACCGGTGGGACTGACGGCGATAGCGACGGCACCGGCGTCCGCGAGGACGACCGTCGGTTAGAGTCCGGTAGTGACATCGCCGATGACGCTGCCGATTTCGCGAGCGAGCGACGCCACCACGCGACCGAGACCGTTCGATCGACACTCGCAGAGCGCGACGCGGCGGCGTTCGTTCACGTCGGCACCGAACGCGATCCAGGGCTTCGGTACGTCACTCGGCGGTCCCCGCAGCCCTCGAGCGGGGTCACCGCCGTTGCGTACGATGGCGTCGCCGAGGAGTGGCTCGTCCGCGCAACAGAACGGGACGAGACCGGCGATCATCCCGCAGCGCGACTCGCATCCGAGCTCGCCGATCGCGGGCTCGAGGGACCGGTCCTGTCACCCGCCCGGATTCCCCACGACGCCGCGCTCTATCTCGAGCGGGCCGGGTTCGATCTGGCCTCGACGGCCGTCCTCGAGCGTGCACGGGCACGGAAGACGCCTGGCGAACGCGATCAGATCGCGACCGCACAGCGAGCGGCGAGCGCCGGGATTCGACGCGCGGCGTCGCTGCTGGCCAACGCGGCGGTCGTCGACGGGCGGCTCGCGGTCGCCGACGATGAGGCGGCCGCCGACGGCGGCGAGACTGGCCTCGGATCCGGACCTGAATCCGAATTCTTGACGCCCGCTCGACTACGGACCGCCATCGACCAGGCGATCGTCGGCGCGGGTGCCTTCCCGGACGGGAACACCGCCGTCAACCCCGGGCTCCCGTCCGCCGGCGAGGTCGACGACCCGCTCCGGCCGGGCGACCCGATCGTCGTCGAAACCGCGCCGCGGGGACTGGCCGGCTACTACGGCGGGCTCGTCCGGACGCTCGTCGTCGACAGCGACGGCGGTCGGGAGCGGCGGGTCCACGTCGCCGTCACCCAGTCGTTTCGCTCGGCGCGGTCGATGCTGACCGCCGGACCGGAGTCGGTCGCGGCCGTCGAGGCCGACCTCGAGGCGGAGGTGCGCTCGTTCGGCCTCGACGATCGCGACGAGATCGAGGCCAGCGTCTCCGGCGTCGGCCTCGAACCCCGCGAACGGCCCGTCGACGGCGGCGAGTCCGTCGGTCCCGGAACCGTGGTTCGACTCGACGTCTCCGCGCGGGTCGACGACGACCACCGGCTCCGGATCGCCGATATCGTGGCGGTCAACGAGGAGGGCGAGCGACCGGCCCGGTTCGCGGCCCCATCGCACTCGCTTTCCCCGGCGGCGCTGCTCGAAGACTCGCGGAAGCGGTAG
- a CDS encoding UvrD-helicase domain-containing protein, protein MATTDTTVTRLFGGPGSGKTTALLDHVEEILEQDGVTFRDILVVSYTRAAAQEVRERLAERLGESPRALQGNVCTMHAKAYELLDLSRSDVIGESDKEEFCEEYGLEYEDEYSGAGRRTARSTTIGNKVIATSQWLQRTSRDVSDWYDVPFQWDEEEVRLPPEIDPNAQEGNKYTPTWPSDDDRIDVPEAIRAWRSYKGEEGKIGFADMLERVKQRSLLPSVDYLVIDEFQDITTLQYDVYDEWKPHMEQVLIAGDDDQVVYSWQGADPALLLEEEVDDDVILPNSYRLPSNVLNAVNQEIRHIEKRQDKDLKPRKEGGAVEARTNASMLDLVRMVRRTLVGGDGTIMVLFRARYQMFQFIDEFITEGVPFTSLTDQRMWTDRLTQYVRAVEAIDRGDDVTGLQARRLADMLQESAFGTNERDDLFDEIDDRQEEAGIDDLEQLMIPAEVIEDHAPFMPGPASAADMVRKVTNFQKKSIRSYFAIGEYQGMDTDRVRLGTIHSAKGREADHVFVGTDLTEKVVEQMVATVDDPTDVPGCEEFTKTTSPVPVLTDNERRVFYVGMSRARERLVLLENLVDGAPTLPIDVLLHDQLTDSTLEELIEQAQEPSESDAATAEDEVEAEAP, encoded by the coding sequence ATGGCTACAACGGATACGACGGTTACCCGCCTGTTCGGCGGTCCGGGAAGCGGGAAAACGACCGCGCTTCTCGACCACGTCGAAGAGATCCTCGAACAGGACGGCGTTACGTTCCGAGATATTCTCGTCGTCTCGTACACGCGCGCTGCAGCTCAGGAGGTTCGCGAACGACTCGCCGAGCGGCTCGGCGAGAGCCCACGGGCGCTGCAGGGGAACGTCTGTACTATGCACGCCAAGGCCTACGAACTGCTCGACCTCTCCCGCAGCGATGTCATCGGCGAGTCCGACAAGGAGGAGTTCTGCGAGGAGTACGGCCTCGAGTACGAGGACGAGTACAGCGGCGCCGGCCGTCGTACCGCCCGGTCGACGACGATCGGAAACAAGGTCATCGCGACGAGCCAGTGGCTCCAGCGGACCAGCCGCGACGTCTCCGACTGGTACGACGTCCCCTTCCAGTGGGACGAGGAGGAAGTCCGCCTGCCCCCCGAGATCGACCCCAACGCCCAGGAAGGTAACAAGTACACGCCGACCTGGCCCAGCGACGACGACCGGATCGACGTCCCCGAAGCGATCCGCGCCTGGCGCTCCTACAAGGGCGAGGAGGGCAAGATCGGCTTCGCCGATATGCTCGAACGGGTCAAACAGCGCTCCCTGCTTCCTAGCGTCGACTACCTGGTGATCGACGAGTTTCAGGACATTACCACGCTCCAGTACGACGTCTACGACGAGTGGAAACCCCACATGGAGCAGGTCCTGATCGCCGGCGACGACGACCAGGTCGTCTACTCCTGGCAGGGCGCCGATCCCGCCCTCCTGCTCGAGGAAGAGGTCGACGATGACGTCATTCTGCCGAACTCCTATCGCCTGCCGTCGAACGTCCTCAACGCGGTCAACCAGGAGATCCGCCACATCGAGAAGCGCCAGGACAAGGACCTCAAGCCGCGCAAGGAAGGCGGTGCCGTCGAGGCGCGCACGAACGCGTCGATGCTGGACCTGGTCCGGATGGTTCGGCGCACGCTCGTCGGGGGCGACGGCACCATCATGGTGCTGTTCCGGGCGCGCTACCAGATGTTCCAGTTCATCGACGAGTTCATCACCGAGGGGGTCCCCTTCACCTCGCTGACCGACCAGCGGATGTGGACCGATCGGCTGACTCAGTACGTCCGCGCGGTCGAAGCTATCGACCGCGGCGATGACGTCACCGGGCTGCAGGCCCGCCGACTCGCCGACATGCTTCAGGAATCGGCGTTCGGCACCAACGAGCGCGACGACCTTTTCGACGAGATCGACGACCGTCAGGAGGAGGCCGGCATCGACGACCTCGAACAACTCATGATCCCCGCCGAGGTCATCGAGGACCACGCACCGTTCATGCCCGGTCCCGCCTCGGCGGCCGACATGGTCCGTAAGGTCACGAACTTCCAGAAGAAGAGTATCCGGTCGTACTTCGCGATCGGCGAGTATCAGGGGATGGACACCGACCGCGTCCGCCTCGGCACGATCCACTCCGCGAAGGGTCGCGAGGCCGACCACGTCTTCGTCGGTACCGACCTCACCGAGAAGGTCGTCGAACAGATGGTCGCCACCGTCGACGACCCGACCGACGTGCCCGGCTGCGAGGAGTTCACCAAGACCACCTCGCCGGTCCCCGTCCTCACCGACAACGAGCGCCGCGTCTTCTACGTCGGCATGTCCCGGGCCCGCGAACGCCTGGTCCTGCTGGAGAATCTGGTCGACGGCGCGCCGACGCTGCCGATCGACGTCCTGCTCCACGACCAACTGACCGATTCGACCCTCGAAGAGCTGATCGAGCAGGCCCAGGAGCCGAGCGAATCGGACGCTGCCACGGCGGAAGACGAGGTCGAAGCCGAAGCGCCGTGA
- a CDS encoding DUF7563 family protein, protein MPECQNCGAFVTDAYARVFTPRDVDDPRVCPDCQDRIRDGADVREARSPRDP, encoded by the coding sequence ATGCCGGAATGCCAGAACTGCGGCGCGTTCGTCACGGACGCGTACGCTCGGGTGTTCACCCCGCGTGACGTCGACGATCCGCGCGTTTGTCCGGACTGTCAGGACAGGATTCGCGACGGTGCCGACGTGCGAGAGGCCCGTTCCCCCCGCGATCCGTAG
- a CDS encoding HVO_0416 family zinc finger protein, which translates to MATSPNDAGDDVIDQFLADRGHTVEPVGWEQEYNKKQCPECGGLHDTSANSCSVCGWEPAA; encoded by the coding sequence ATGGCAACCTCACCCAACGATGCCGGTGACGACGTCATCGATCAATTCCTCGCGGATCGCGGTCACACGGTAGAACCAGTCGGGTGGGAGCAGGAGTATAACAAGAAGCAATGTCCCGAATGCGGCGGACTCCACGACACGTCCGCCAACTCCTGCAGCGTCTGTGGGTGGGAGCCGGCCGCGTAA
- the ubaA gene encoding SAMP-activating enzyme E1 → MSDLRLDATQLDRYSRHVIMDEIGPEGQQRLLESSVLVVGAGGLGSPAIQYLAAAGVGRLGVVDDDVVERSNLQRQIVHGDDDVGRPKVESAADYVAALNPDIDVETHETRVTADNVADLVAGYDVILDASDNFATRYLLNDHCVLTETPLSHGAIYRFEGQVTTFTNERSGDDDPPCYRCIFPEAPEPGTVPDCATTGVLGVLPGTVGCIQATEVVKYLLGKGELLEGRLLMYDAMDMSFEEVPMQSNPACPVCGDNPEIESVSDVAYEGTCEISAD, encoded by the coding sequence ATGAGCGACCTGCGCCTCGACGCGACCCAACTCGACCGCTACTCGCGACACGTCATCATGGACGAGATCGGCCCCGAGGGCCAGCAACGCCTCCTCGAGAGCTCCGTATTAGTCGTCGGTGCGGGCGGCCTTGGCTCGCCGGCGATCCAGTACCTCGCCGCCGCCGGCGTCGGCCGCCTGGGCGTCGTCGACGACGACGTCGTCGAGCGCTCGAACCTGCAGCGCCAGATCGTCCACGGCGACGACGACGTCGGCCGGCCGAAAGTCGAGAGCGCGGCTGACTACGTCGCGGCCCTAAACCCCGACATCGACGTCGAGACCCACGAGACCCGCGTCACCGCCGACAACGTCGCCGACCTCGTCGCGGGCTACGACGTGATCCTCGACGCCAGCGACAACTTCGCCACCAGGTACCTGCTCAACGACCACTGTGTCCTCACGGAGACGCCGCTGTCCCACGGCGCGATCTACCGGTTCGAGGGTCAGGTCACGACCTTCACGAACGAGCGCAGTGGGGACGACGACCCGCCGTGTTACCGGTGTATCTTCCCTGAAGCGCCCGAGCCGGGGACCGTTCCCGACTGCGCCACGACGGGCGTGCTCGGGGTCCTCCCCGGAACGGTGGGCTGCATTCAGGCTACGGAGGTCGTCAAGTACCTGCTCGGGAAGGGCGAACTGCTCGAGGGCCGCCTACTGATGTACGACGCGATGGACATGAGCTTCGAGGAGGTCCCGATGCAGTCGAACCCGGCGTGCCCGGTCTGCGGAGACAACCCGGAGATCGAATCAGTCTCGGACGTGGCCTACGAGGGAACCTGCGAGATTTCGGCCGACTGA
- a CDS encoding SDR family oxidoreductase translates to MDFDLDGNSALVTASSSGLGFASAQALAAEGANVTICGRDEERLETAREELEETAEGDVLAVQTDLTDPDAVSHLVSETVDAFGGLDHLVTSSGGPPSTTFLETDEQDWYQAYDLLVMSVVWTIESAYDHLLDSEYGTITCITSRTVREVADGLLLSNSVRRGVIGLVKTVSREFAPEIRANAVLPGTIETARIEELIEAGIERGTYDDYEAGFAEMASDIPMDRLGEPEELGEVVAFLSSPRASFVNGAEVPIDGGLLRS, encoded by the coding sequence ATGGACTTCGACCTCGACGGCAACAGCGCACTGGTGACCGCCTCCTCGAGCGGTCTGGGCTTTGCGAGCGCGCAGGCGCTCGCCGCGGAGGGCGCGAACGTCACGATCTGCGGTCGCGATGAGGAGCGGCTCGAAACGGCCCGCGAGGAGCTCGAAGAGACGGCGGAGGGAGACGTGCTCGCCGTCCAGACGGACCTCACGGATCCCGACGCCGTCTCCCACCTCGTCAGCGAGACCGTCGACGCCTTCGGCGGGCTCGATCACCTGGTCACCTCCTCGGGCGGCCCGCCGAGCACCACCTTCCTCGAGACCGACGAGCAGGACTGGTACCAGGCCTACGACCTGCTAGTGATGAGCGTCGTCTGGACGATCGAGTCGGCCTACGACCACCTGCTCGATTCGGAGTACGGGACGATCACCTGCATCACCTCGCGGACGGTCCGGGAGGTCGCCGACGGCCTCCTGCTCTCGAACTCGGTCCGTCGGGGCGTGATCGGCCTCGTCAAGACCGTCTCGCGGGAGTTCGCGCCCGAGATCCGGGCCAACGCGGTCCTCCCGGGGACGATCGAGACGGCCAGAATCGAGGAGCTCATCGAGGCCGGAATCGAGCGCGGCACCTACGACGACTACGAGGCGGGCTTCGCCGAGATGGCGAGCGACATTCCGATGGACCGCCTCGGCGAGCCCGAGGAGCTCGGCGAGGTCGTCGCCTTCCTCTCGAGTCCGCGCGCGAGCTTCGTCAACGGGGCCGAGGTGCCGATCGACGGCGGCCTGCTGCGGAGTTAA
- a CDS encoding Tfx family DNA-binding protein, translating to MIDDTDDLLAEIGFDPETSVLTHRQAQVLALRERGVSQADIADELGTSRANVSSIESSARENVEKARETVAFAEALRAPVRVRVPEGTDLYDVPQLVYEACDEAGVKVDHTAPDLMKVVSDAAGPAVTGRQVSTPLIVGVTSEGMVRVRHQDNSAAGR from the coding sequence GTGATCGACGACACCGACGACCTCCTCGCGGAGATCGGCTTCGACCCCGAGACCAGCGTCTTGACCCACCGCCAGGCGCAGGTGCTCGCGCTGCGCGAACGCGGCGTCTCCCAGGCCGACATCGCCGACGAGCTGGGCACCTCGCGGGCGAACGTCTCCTCGATCGAGTCCAGCGCCCGCGAGAACGTCGAGAAGGCCCGCGAGACGGTTGCCTTCGCGGAGGCGCTCCGCGCGCCGGTCCGGGTCCGCGTTCCCGAGGGGACCGACCTCTACGACGTGCCCCAACTGGTCTACGAGGCCTGCGACGAGGCCGGGGTCAAGGTCGACCACACCGCGCCGGACCTGATGAAGGTCGTCAGCGACGCCGCGGGGCCGGCCGTCACCGGCCGCCAGGTGTCGACGCCGCTGATCGTCGGGGTCACCTCCGAGGGGATGGTTCGCGTTCGCCATCAGGACAACTCCGCCGCCGGTCGGTGA
- a CDS encoding MBL fold metallo-hydrolase — translation MERLSLSNSAFEGDNNAYLFADGPETALIDTGDWTTTTREQLVAALADRGLEFADIDRVFLTHWHHDHCGLAGEIQAESGAEVCVHRDDAALVEGDEDAWSAMRDRQERYFEKWGMPEPKREVLRDRIAGAGTTDETPTVTTFADGDAFSVNGTELEVVHASGHAAGLCMFEADLEDGREVFSGDALLPVYTPNVGGADVRVEHPLEKYLRALRRIVEADYARAWPGHRDPIDDPAGRAQHIIDHHEERAWRVLDALDRRGPCDTWTVSAELFGDLEGIHVLHGPGEVDAHLDHLEQAGAVVREETEYRLADGVADDLAATEAERWELAF, via the coding sequence ATGGAACGACTTTCGTTATCGAACTCGGCGTTCGAAGGCGACAACAACGCCTACCTCTTCGCCGACGGCCCCGAGACGGCACTGATCGACACCGGCGACTGGACGACGACGACCCGCGAGCAACTCGTCGCGGCGCTGGCCGACCGCGGGCTCGAGTTCGCCGATATCGATCGCGTCTTCCTCACGCACTGGCACCACGACCACTGCGGCCTGGCCGGCGAGATTCAGGCCGAAAGCGGCGCCGAGGTGTGCGTCCACCGCGACGACGCCGCGCTGGTCGAGGGCGACGAGGACGCCTGGTCGGCGATGCGCGACCGACAGGAGCGGTACTTCGAGAAGTGGGGGATGCCCGAGCCGAAACGGGAGGTGCTCCGTGACCGCATCGCGGGCGCCGGGACGACCGACGAGACGCCGACCGTCACGACGTTCGCGGACGGGGACGCGTTCTCGGTCAACGGGACCGAACTCGAAGTCGTCCACGCCTCCGGGCACGCGGCCGGTCTCTGCATGTTCGAGGCAGACCTCGAGGACGGTCGCGAAGTCTTCTCCGGCGATGCGCTGTTGCCCGTCTACACGCCCAACGTCGGCGGGGCGGACGTCCGGGTCGAGCACCCGCTGGAGAAGTACCTCCGCGCACTCCGGCGGATCGTCGAGGCCGACTACGCCCGCGCCTGGCCGGGCCACCGCGACCCGATCGACGACCCCGCGGGCCGCGCACAGCACATCATCGACCATCACGAGGAGCGCGCCTGGCGCGTCCTCGATGCCCTCGACCGGCGCGGCCCCTGTGACACCTGGACGGTCAGCGCCGAGTTGTTCGGCGACCTCGAGGGGATTCACGTCCTCCACGGCCCGGGCGAGGTCGACGCCCACCTGGACCACCTCGAACAGGCGGGCGCGGTCGTCCGCGAGGAAACCGAGTATCGCCTGGCCGACGGCGTCGCCGACGACCTCGCTGCGACCGAGGCTGAGCGGTGGGAGTTAGCGTTCTAA